In Pirellulales bacterium, the following proteins share a genomic window:
- a CDS encoding type 1 glutamine amidotransferase domain-containing protein, producing MASNTNTLKDKKVAILVANGFEQIELTGPKEALENAGATVSIISPEQRTVKGWKHTDWGDEFQVDIPLSEAKADDFDALVLPGGVMNPDKLRRNEWALQFVRAFMESGKPTAAICHGPWTLIDAGVVSGRKMTSYPSIQTDLKNAGANWVDEEVVVDNGLVTSRKPDDIPAFNRKLIEEIGEGVHAA from the coding sequence ATGGCAAGCAATACAAACACGCTCAAGGACAAAAAAGTGGCCATTTTGGTCGCCAATGGTTTTGAACAAATCGAACTTACCGGACCCAAGGAAGCGCTGGAAAATGCTGGGGCCACGGTGTCTATTATTTCGCCGGAGCAACGCACCGTAAAAGGTTGGAAGCACACCGATTGGGGCGACGAGTTCCAGGTCGATATTCCACTGAGCGAAGCCAAAGCTGATGACTTCGATGCATTGGTTCTACCCGGCGGTGTAATGAATCCGGATAAGCTACGCCGCAATGAATGGGCGTTGCAATTTGTTCGCGCCTTCATGGAATCGGGAAAACCGACGGCTGCTATTTGTCACGGGCCCTGGACATTGATCGATGCAGGCGTTGTTTCAGGTCGGAAAATGACGTCGTATCCATCGATTCAAACCGACTTGAAAAATGCCGGCGCAAACTGGGTCGATGAGGAAGTGGTTGTCGATAACGGCCTGGTTACTAGCCGCAAGCCAGACGATATTCCTGCTTTTAACCGCAAGCTGATTGAGGAAATTGGCGAAGGGGTGCATGCTGCCTGA
- the ligD gene encoding non-homologous end-joining DNA ligase: MVKQPPSGESWLHEQKFDGYRMFCRIGAGKVQFISRNQQDWTGKVSSLVTLATELKVKQAILDGEVVVLDSKGISSFQALQNSFSERQTNRLVYFVFDILHLDGFDLTGAALERRKAVVKSLIDNLPTRVHRLRYSEHLLGSGAAFLRKMCRLGLEGMISKRRDAPYIPGRTGAWLKSKCRQEQEFVVGGYTRPAGSRIGFGALLLGYYQAGSKLIYAGRVGTGFNSRSLRDILSRLKSLEQKASSFATKRIPGATGAVHWVQPKLVAQIQFNNWTDDSLLRQAAFLGLRQDKPSREVKRERAV, encoded by the coding sequence TTGGTAAAGCAACCGCCCTCCGGCGAGAGCTGGCTGCACGAGCAAAAGTTTGATGGCTATCGCATGTTTTGCCGAATTGGCGCTGGAAAGGTGCAATTCATTAGTCGTAACCAACAAGACTGGACTGGTAAAGTATCTTCGCTCGTGACCCTGGCGACCGAACTGAAAGTGAAGCAAGCCATCCTCGACGGTGAAGTTGTCGTGCTCGACTCCAAAGGCATCAGCAGTTTCCAAGCATTGCAAAACTCATTCAGCGAGCGGCAAACGAATCGGCTGGTCTATTTTGTGTTCGACATCTTGCATCTGGATGGCTTTGACCTCACCGGCGCAGCCCTGGAACGCCGCAAGGCCGTTGTAAAATCGCTCATCGACAATTTGCCTACCCGCGTGCATCGCTTACGGTACAGCGAACATTTGCTCGGCTCCGGCGCTGCTTTTCTCCGCAAGATGTGCAGGCTGGGCTTGGAAGGAATGATTTCCAAACGCCGAGATGCGCCGTACATACCCGGCCGAACCGGCGCCTGGTTAAAAAGCAAATGTCGCCAAGAGCAGGAGTTTGTGGTTGGCGGTTACACGCGACCTGCCGGCTCGCGCATCGGTTTCGGCGCATTGTTGCTGGGTTACTATCAGGCTGGAAGCAAATTAATTTATGCTGGGCGCGTTGGCACAGGCTTTAACAGCCGCTCTCTGCGCGACATTTTGAGCCGCTTGAAATCTCTGGAGCAAAAAGCGTCTTCCTTCGCCACCAAACGCATCCCAGGCGCGACCGGCGCTGTACATTGGGTTCAACCAAAATTAGTAGCACAAATTCAATTTAACAACTGGACCGACGACAGCCTGCTGCGACAAGCAGCTTTCCTCGGTCTGCGCCAAGACAAGCCCTCGCGTGAAGTGAAACGTGAAAGGGCTGTCTAA
- the ligD gene encoding non-homologous end-joining DNA ligase: MKSAFRITHPDRIVYPDAGVTKGQIANYYIEVADWILPHVTNRPLVLVRCPEGLAAGCFYQKHPPVGMPSSVQQISIREKTETRRYAVVQDLEGLIALVQFGTLEIHAWGSPTGDIERPDRMIFDLDPDPAVSWHEVVEAAFLVRDNLKRLRLTSFVKTTGGKGLHIVVPLAQKQTWPEVKQFTRDFADSMVAAAPHRYIATMSKAARRGKIFVDYLRNERGATSVVPYSTRAKPGASVSMPITWAELSTQKGPQQYSVKNAVERLKKLRSDPWREIWRVRQSLPPGRKR; the protein is encoded by the coding sequence GTGAAATCCGCATTTCGTATCACCCACCCAGACCGTATCGTTTATCCAGATGCGGGAGTTACCAAGGGACAAATCGCCAATTACTACATCGAAGTGGCGGATTGGATATTACCGCACGTTACCAATCGGCCATTGGTCCTGGTTCGCTGCCCCGAAGGTCTTGCCGCGGGTTGCTTCTACCAAAAACATCCCCCTGTCGGCATGCCCTCGTCGGTGCAGCAAATTTCCATTCGCGAGAAAACCGAAACCCGCAGGTACGCCGTCGTTCAGGATTTGGAAGGGTTGATTGCGTTGGTGCAATTCGGGACGTTGGAAATTCATGCCTGGGGTTCGCCGACCGGCGATATCGAGCGCCCCGATCGAATGATCTTTGATCTCGATCCCGATCCGGCCGTTTCCTGGCACGAAGTGGTCGAAGCAGCTTTTTTAGTCCGCGACAATTTAAAACGGCTTCGCTTAACCAGCTTTGTCAAAACGACAGGTGGAAAGGGACTTCACATTGTGGTGCCGCTGGCGCAGAAGCAAACTTGGCCTGAAGTCAAGCAGTTTACTCGCGACTTCGCCGACAGCATGGTCGCTGCCGCGCCGCACCGATACATTGCCACGATGTCAAAGGCGGCACGACGCGGCAAAATTTTCGTCGACTATTTGCGGAATGAACGCGGGGCAACTTCAGTAGTTCCATATTCCACTCGCGCCAAGCCGGGAGCCAGCGTATCGATGCCAATCACTTGGGCAGAGCTTTCCACGCAAAAAGGTCCGCAGCAATACTCGGTTAAAAATGCTGTCGAACGGTTGAAGAAGCTGCGGTCTGATCCTTGGCGTGAAATTTGGCGGGTGCGCCAGTCCCTGCCGCCGGGACGGAAACGATAA
- a CDS encoding DNA polymerase ligase N-terminal domain-containing protein: protein MALCIYHKKRNFSRTPEPQGNGAIPRGHHYVIQKHDASHLHYDFRLELHGVLLSWAVPKGPCLDPAEKRLAVQVEDHPIDYRSFEGIIPAGQYGGGTVMVWDYGSWKPAGDPDQGYRQGKLKFTLNGKKLHGNWMLLRMRGGTSSRGRVNWLLIKEHDGAAQPLSEGDVLVEFPNSAKSGRTLAEIAARRTGHMRPIRGPAKSAVRNSDDVSSTKAHRRRLVKKKRRRLSSNTT from the coding sequence ATAAAAAACGAAACTTCTCCCGAACCCCAGAACCGCAGGGCAATGGCGCGATACCGCGCGGTCATCATTACGTCATTCAAAAGCATGACGCTAGTCATCTGCATTACGATTTTCGCCTGGAATTGCACGGTGTGCTGCTGAGCTGGGCTGTACCCAAAGGACCGTGTTTGGATCCTGCAGAAAAACGACTAGCCGTCCAGGTGGAAGATCACCCGATCGATTATCGAAGTTTCGAAGGAATTATTCCTGCCGGTCAATACGGCGGAGGCACCGTGATGGTGTGGGATTACGGTTCTTGGAAGCCTGCAGGCGATCCCGATCAAGGTTATCGCCAAGGAAAGCTCAAATTCACGTTAAATGGCAAAAAACTGCACGGCAACTGGATGCTGTTACGAATGAGGGGGGGGACATCCTCTCGCGGCCGAGTGAATTGGCTATTGATTAAAGAGCATGATGGAGCGGCGCAACCATTGTCGGAAGGAGATGTGCTTGTCGAATTTCCCAATAGCGCCAAATCTGGCCGGACGCTGGCCGAAATTGCCGCCCGTCGGACGGGACACATGCGCCCCATTCGTGGCCCAGCAAAGTCTGCTGTTCGTAATTCAGATGATGTCTCAAGCACCAAGGCGCATCGCCGCCGTCTAGTTAAAAAAAAACGTCGCAGGCTGAGCAGCAACACCACCTAG